TCTGTGTGGGAGGAAATGCCCGGTTGTTGGGGATCTCCAGTAATTTCTGCTCTAATTCAGCATGCCACCGTGTGGGACTCTATCCTGCTTCTGCTGTGGTTTGGGAGCTGGCAAATAGTTCTGTTTTCTGGTATTCCTCTTGTCGCCTGGCtttcagctggagcagggctgcaggtgctTGTGACAAGGGTGACAAACCATGAGTGACTGTGGCCTTGGTGGTATTTTGCAGGAAACTCTACGTATGTCTTGCTGTGACAATCTGCCTGCTGATGACATCTCTCAGTATCTTCTTCCTGTTTCCTCGCTCCATtactgtgctgcctgcagggctgaaTGCCTCCTCCATTGGTTTTGATGTCAATACCACCAGTATATACCTCAACATGACAGTAAGTGCTCGCTCGGCTCTCAATCAAACAGATTTGAAGGGCTCCCTGCTTATCTCGTGTGCCACTCCATGTAGGCTGGCTAACCGACGGCTGGCCGATGTCAGTCTTGTCATTCCTGCCATCTCAGTGTAATCTCAGGCTGCTTGGAAGCAACATCAGGAGTATGTTTCAGCATCAGAGGTGTGGCTGCATGCGAACAGGTCACAAAAAGTGGCCAAAGGGGGCTGCGTAGAAGCAGCACTGTGATTAATTCTGggaatcctttttcttttgcatcctTGAGCTTTTTGGCTGTACCCCTTCGGCTATCATGGGAGACACTGCAGCATATACACCTTTGTGGCCAGGCTGAGTGTATTTCTGGTGTCTTGAGAAGGGACCCTGTGGTCCTGCGCTGCTGCTGTAAGACCGTAACAGGAATACGTTTGAAGCTACTTTGCAACAATAGCCTATGGCCCTGCTACAGggtgttttttgtcttctttctctcctcagaATGTGCTGAACATAAGTAATAACAACTTCTACCTGGTCACTGCTGTGCAAATAGACACAGAGGTTTTGCACCAGTCCCTGGTAGTAGGGAAGACCACTGTGAAAACCCTGCTGAACATCAGCCCTTTGCAGAGCGGCCAGGTAAGCTCTGGTGTGTCTTGCATTTCCTTCTAAACTAATCTGGATGCCCTAGACAGGGAGGTGCTTTTTGCATACTTAACCCACTCCTTTGTCATATACCTCCCAAATGCTCAAAGTCCCTCCGACATGTAGCTTCCTACATCCCACTTCCAGAAGGTGCGATCTAAGAATTTACCTGTTGCTGGGTTTGAAGCCATACCAACTTCTGGCAAGGCATATCTGTCTTGTTAGACAAGACACTGGAGGGAACACTGAGCGCAGCTGATCCATCCTTACCGTGAAGGTCATGCGTATGGCCTAGACGGCCTTTTTAAGGTCTTTTTGGTCTGaatttctgattcattttttttacatactgTTAAGAATAATTGCATTGAACTAGGCCTTGAAATGCAGTTTAAGACACCTAATGGCAGTCCAACTCTggctattttcagtttttttttcagttgtatgCAAATGTAACTCTAGTTCttgtttcttgctcttttcaGATCTATTATATGGTGGCCAGTATTATATCGGATGACAACACTTAGTGAGTAATTCGTAAAGACTTCTTCCTTTGATTACTAAGTAACCCTAATGCTTGTAGGCTTTTCATGACTAGATTTCCTGTGCTGGTCCTGTCTGCACAGTGAAGTAAAGTGAGTACATTCTTTTCAGTTTACTGCATGGAGTCGATCCGGATAAAAGTTTGGcacattcattttaaacttgttttctaTTCTCTGCTTAGTGTTGGCTCAACAATGTTGTTTTCCATATGTTCTGATGAGGAAGCGATGATGTCGGTTCAATGTCTAGATTGTAAACTTCTAATCTCTCATTTGTGAGAAGCTAAATGTACCTTATGCAAACTACAGTTCTCTGCAAGTAACCAGCAAATTATGCAGAGTTCATGGTAACCAAAGCTTCTGTGCAGGCAGGCTGTGCATTAAGGCCATATTTAGAAGGCCTATGCTTACTAAATCCGCAGTTGTGTTATACTGgcaaaaacatcttttactGGTGTAGAAAGAGCTGCGCTTGAAGAATTTTGCCTGAGTAGCTGTTAGAATAATGTGCAGAGATCTTTTtagagaagcagagaaacagtGGAATAGCTGAGGACAGGAGACGCATGGTGCAGGCAGCTCCTGTGaaattaattctcttttctcttgcagTAACATTTGCACCTGGACAAAAGTCAGAGTTCACAATGTTCTGCTGCATATACAGTAAGTGTTGCCTGGTTCAGAGCTGTAACTAACATGCATgtcaactgcatttttttcttggacacCCTTCAAAAGAAGGTCAGCCTGTCAGTGCTCTTTAAGACCAGAACTACCTTCAGTGCAAATATGCTGTTACCTAGATAGGTGtgctggggtgtggggggagaTAATTCTCCAAAGCCATTGCTGCTGTGAGAAGTCCCTGGGATTCAGGCTTAATGTAAGCAACAGTGACAGCTTGAGCTTCTGTTCTACGGCAAGCAGGCCTGGCAGACTTCTTTCCATAATACCGATTGTAGCTGTGAGGTAGCTCTTTGGCCCAGAGCTGGAAGTGATGACTAGTTTGATTATGCCCGCCTTCCTGGTGCTGTTGGGGATCAGCCTGGATTCTGTCCGGGTGTCCGACTCCAAATGTTCCAGCAGCAGGTGCTGAGAGCAAGACAGGAGAAAGCAGGCTCTTCTGTGTGTTCTGGTGCCTGAGGCAGCTCTTTAAACGAATGCAGTCTGAAAGATGCTTTCCCACTCCGCCGCGTGAAATTGAGCTGAGGCTATCTCAACTGCTGCGTTCTGGGGCTGTGTCATTGGGACAAAAGAGGACAGCAGTGGAAGCTCACCGCAGGACCTTTGCGTTACGAGAAGTCTTATCTGGGacaagcacaagcacagctctgccctgcttttGCCTTGCAGGGGTACCCTGACCTGCACGTACCTGTGTCACTCGGagcaggtggcttttgaagactACCAGTACGTGGACTGCCGGGGGAACGCTACGTTACCTCACCCGCTGTACCGCCGCCCACCGTGACGGGGCCAGGCTGGCAGAGCTTTTGGGTGCTGGGTATTCCGTCACAAAGGCAAGTTGTAGGGAGACGAACTTGCGGGGCTTCTTCTCAATCCATGCCTTAAGCCAGGAGGCTTGGTGTTTGCTGGGCAAGGTTACCATCTCCCTTGTGAAGATGGTAACGTACTGGGACTGTACTGCCCCTCgattgcagctttttttctttcagatcctTATCGTGGCTGACTTCAGCTGAATGGCCAGAGCATGGGGTGTCACACTCTGCAATGTTTCACTGCTCCATCAGAGGTGGTGTCCTATTAGTCTAACTCTACCTGTTTCTTCCTTGCACAATTTTGTACTTAAGTCCTGAATTTAATAGTTCGTAACTTGCAAAGGGACTGGGGTGAGACCTGGCTGGATCACATCTATATCACTAGTGTCTGACACTTGCACAACCTGTTCCATGAGAGCAAGAAACAGGACTGATGTCTGTCTCTctcgttttttgttttttttttctcttaaaaaaaatcacaacctACTGCATATCGTGCCAAAACACCATGTGAGAGTGACTCTGATACCTGCTGTTGGAGCTCTCTGGTGTAGGAGGCAAGAATGCAATGTCttgatttgtctttttatatataaatagatattttaaaataagatcatCCACTAGGTGTTCTGTAATGGGATCTGTTTCAGTgaggagaaaatgtgaaagacttgctgttttccagccagTGGTATGTGTTAGCTGGTACCTGCTGTTTGTTGAATTGCTTTCCTATATGCTTTGCCATTTGATGCTCTGAACATGAGCAAGCATGAGTGAGAAAAGCATAGTTTGCTCAAATGTCAGGAAACAGacctttttttgtgttttagtttgtgtaaAGCTGCAAGACAACCCAACAGCCTTTTACAAGAACAGCCCTGGCAGCCTTCTGTGTGCTGACACTAGTATTCCCTATGTCATGGATGAGTTAAATGTATGCCTTGGGTTCTAGTTTAGGTGCTGCCTGATCAAATAATAGCCTGGGAATTGCGGGACTAAAATTTTAACTCCACTGCTGAGCACTTTCTCTGCCcactgcagggcagagcagggtgtCAAGCGCAGTCAGAAGAAAACCTCAGCTCCTTTCTTCAAAACATGCTTCCCAAACACCTAACTCTTACAGAGCTGTTGCAGTGTTGCTCCTCACTGTCTCATCACACTGAACTGGTAACCAGTCAACTTCCTCCCTCGAGCAGCTAAGTAATCCTGGAGTAAACAGCCAGTAATCCTGGAGTCTGGCACTGCTGGAAACAGCACTTCTGCGGGCAAGAAACAGGACTTTGGCTGCGGGAAAGGGCTCTAAGGAGAGAAGGACAGACAGGACGTGATAGAACCAGCGTGAATCAGGATCCCTTTGAGATGTGATGTTTTACTTAGGCATTAGCTTTTACTGCTGAAGTTGGTGAAACTGCCCCTTCGTGTTGTACACTTGCAGTGCTGGATTCACGAAGCTTGTCCGCTTCTGATGGAGATCCTGGCTGTTAACTTCTGGCCTGCAGGCTCGTCGTGTCTTACCATTGCTGCAAGTACTGCAGAGCCTAAAAGTGAAACAACAGCGTTATTAGCCCTTCTGTATCGCAGCACTACGTGAAAAACCACTTTTGTTTCCTCTGGGTGTGAAGGAGCTCAGGGCTAACTTCGTGTCACCCACACTGAGCTTCCACAAAGGACTCACCAACCGCCTCCTTACCGCTCTAAGCCGCGAGCCCTGCTGTAACCAAACCAGAAGTTACCACAACACAACCCAAAGCTTAGCCCAGAAGGAGTTGTAACAATAAAACCGCCAGCTTCGCTCCGAGCCTTAACGTCCGTTCCGCGGGACTCCGCTGCGTGCCCCGGGGCCTTACCGTGAAGCGGTTGGGCAGCCTGGCGCTGGTGCTGGCGGCTTGGTGACACGGGCGGCAGCAGCGGGAGGGCCGAGGCTCTGCGGCAGGACCGGAGCAGCCGTGAGCCGgagccccccgctcccccccccccctccacccttcCCCGGCCCCCGTTCCCCTCACCGGGCGGCGGGCTCTGGGTCACGGCGGTCCCGGGGCCGTGCTTGGGGTCCCCCTCGAGGCTCGCCGTGGCCtggaggcggggagggggcggtgAGCGCGGTCCCGGGGCCGCTCTCCgcgtcccccccgcccccggccccgtccGCCGCCGCTCCAGCGCCGCCTGCCTGCGCCGCGCCTCCCGGTGGAAGGCCgacatggcggcggcggggggcgcctAGCAACAGACGCGTCACGAGCCCCGCCCGCTCATTCGGCTGCGCTGATTggttcccccccacctccccacgCCCGCGGCTCAACGGAGGGTGGGCGGGGCTTAGGTTGGCCGTGGGGGTGTGGTCAGCCGCGGGAGCGCAGCGCGGAGGACCCTGTCTCTATGGTCAGTGTGGGCGCGAGGCGTTCTAGCACGCCCGCCTCACTCTCTATGGTCAGTGTGGGCACGCCCAATGCGGCGCCGCCTCGCGGCTTCCGGCGCGGCCCGGATGCGGAagtggtggcggcggcggtgaGGGGGCAGTGATGGCGGACCTGGCGGCGCTGGAGGAGCTCGCCAAGCTCGAGTACCTGTCGCTGGTCTCCAAGGTGTGCACGGAGCTGGACAACCACCTGGGCATCAACGACAAGGACTTGGGTGAGCGGGGCCGAGGCGGCTGCGGGAAGGGCGCCGCGGCCGGGCCTGGCGCCGCCATGTAAACAAATGTCCGGGAACCCCAGCGTcaggggctggaaggggcctGAGAGAGCGCCTGGTCCAGgccccctgccggagcaggaacgTCCTGGGTCAGGTCCTACAGGCGGGTTTTggatgtctccagagaaggagaccccacaaccccCCCGAGCGGCCTGTTCCAGGGCTCTGCCACCCTCACCGGCAAAAAGCTTTGTCTCTCatttaagtggaacctcctCAGTTCCAGCCTGCACCCgctgccccttgtcctatcattgggTGTGTTGTGGTTCAACCCGGccggcagctcagcaccacacagccggtggctcaccctcccccctgcctgtgtgggatgggggagagaaacaggaagatgaagcctgtgggttgagatagagtcagtttattaagacaggaaaaaaataataataacggTAATAGTACTGCTGCTAATAATGTGTagaaaacaagtgatgcacaatgcaattgctcaccacctgctgactgatgcccagcctatccctgagcagccggccccccaccccagctagccacccctatatattgttcagcatgacgtcagatggtatggaatacccctttggccagttcgggtcagctgtcctgggtctgtcccctcccagctcctgctgcacccccagcctgcccactggcaggacagagcaagaagctggaaagcccttggcttggtgtaagcactgctctgcaacaattaaaacatcagcatgttaccAACGCTCTTCTCATCTTAATCCAAAACGtagcaccctaccagctgctcagaggaaaattaactctgtcctagctgaaaccaggatagagtgtcactgagaagagcctggctccgtcctcctgacactcaTCCTTTAcgtatttataaatattaatgaagtcacccctcagtctcctcttctccaggctaaagagccccagctccctcagctttTCCTTGTACAGGAGACGCTCTGCTCCCTTAATCATTCTCATGGCTCTGTGCTGCgctctctcaagcagttccctgtccttcttgaactgaggggcccagaaccGGATACAATATTCCAGGTGCCACAGAACAATTTTTGCCCTGCTGTTTGTACTCTTACGCCGCCTTCCAATCCTGTGCTCTGATTTactttctgcttcttctctgcAGCCGAGTTTGTCATAAGCCTTGCTGAGAAAAACACTTCGTTTGACGCGTTTAAAGCTGTTCTTCTGAAGAATGGTGCTGAGTTCACAGTAAGTGAGATCTGGAAACTCGTAGTCTTTGTGAAGCCTCCTGTTGAGGACTTGAACTGTTTACTGTCTTGTTTAGCGTATAAAATATGGAAGAAACAAGTTTTCACGGAGTTAAAAGTTAGCTTAAAGCATTTTGTGGTACTTAGATGCGGGGTTAATGAGCTTCTCAGAAGCTACTGTAGTTGGCTTAAATAAGTAACCTAAAGAATAAGTAGAGCAATCACTTAAATTGATTTATCTTGATCACTTTCAGATTCATGTTATATCATTTTTGGGTGTAAGTAAAGTCTAGCAAcgcttttctcttttaaaatgaacatcTTAAGAGTTGAGCCTTTTTGGCCCCTATTTTGTGCTTTGTCAGAATGACCGAAAGTAACGCAGACACTTCTTAAACTATTGTGTTAAATTTTGCAGGATTCCCTTATTAGTAATTTGCTCCGTCTCATACAGACAATGCGGCCTCCATCAAAACCATCTACAAGTAAAGGTGTGTGTAATCTTGTCTCTTTCATCActtagctgttttttcttttctacaccTACAAAAACCAACATAATTCCTAGTCTTTCGTATTTTTTAGCCATATTGCGTGAGCTCGATGTAGTACATATTCTAATCTTATAAGGCAAGAGCTTCATATGCTTCTGTTGCATGTGGAAGACTCTGTTAGTAGTGGTGGATTAGCAAAGCTGTTCAGAtacaaaaaaacatactgagCACACTGCTCAGACTGTTTAGTATTTCACAGGTTCATGCATAACTGTATTTGTAGGAAAATACCATCATCTTTGAAGAGAATCTCTGTAAAATCTGTATCTAACTTTGCATTCAGATGAAAGTTAAATTGATTACAGAAAAGCTGGCGATAGATCATTTTGGaccttctaattttttttttgcttgtttgttttattaaccTCAAAATCAGAGGCCGTTGTCAAACCcaaatcagaaaaggaaaggctgaaggAGTTGTTTCCGGCTCTTTGCAGGCCAGACAATCCCAACATCAGGGTAAGACCATAATTCCATTTTTCGTTCGtgtctcatcttttttttttttaacttgcattCTTTCTGAATAGAAACGCGTGAGATTGTCCGTTCTGTAGATTAATTCTCTGCGACAGACTTTTTATCAGCCTTCGTACAGAATGATTCTCTGTTCTTGCAGAATATGCTGGATGAGGATGATGTGAAAGTGGCAGCTGATGCGCTTAAAGAACTTGAAGCTCTAATGCCTAGCGCAGACAGGCAAGGCAAACAAAGGAACAGTGACCACCGGTATGGTTCTAGAATATCTTTGAGGGATGGATATTGGCAGTTAATATTGCCTGCTTGCTCTGTTCTTACGTGCAAATATGTAATGTTGGTTCGTTAGGacaaagaagaagaggaggagccGAAGCCGTAGCAGGGACAGGAGACGAAGGCACAGATCTCGCTCTAGGTCTCGTTCTAGGACTCGGGATAGGAACAGGGGAAAATCCAGATACCGCTCACGGAGCAGGAGTCGGAGTCCTAGTAGGGACCGTAGGGATCGAGAGAAGTATCTCGAGAAGGGCAATGAGAGATGGAGGGACAAGCACGTAGACCGTCCACCGCCTGAGGAGCCTTCCATCGGAGACATTTATAATGGGAAAGTCACGAGTATAATGCAGTTTGGATGCTTTGTGCAGCTGGAAGGACTAAGGTATGTTGTGATGTTCACAGCAAATCTGGTACTACTCCATCggtgttctgttttctgctagTGTCTTAAAAAGATGATGCTATAATAAAGTCTGCTGAGTTTTGAGGCCAGAATGAAGATCTGTTTCAGCAAAATAAGTCTGACAGCCGGTAATGttctccttaggaaaaaaaaaaaacagtttatgaaTGTACACAATTAGTTGGCAACAAAATACTTTAATGTAGACTTTGAATGATCTAAAGGACTGCATGAGTAATAATGTTCAATGTCATACGTTCCTCTGTTTCATCTACAGGAAGCGTTGGGAGGGCTTGGTCCACATCTCAGAGCTTCGAAGAGAAGGACGGGTTGCCAATGTTGCCGATGTTGTGAGCAAAGGACAAAGAGTAAAAGTCAAAGTGTTATCCTTTACTGGGTCCAAAACCAGCCTGAGCATGAAGGTATAGATTGTGTTCTGTGGTACTTGGCATCACGTAATCTCtatattctaatttttttttaagattatacACTGATTATCTTATATTACTGAAAACTAATATGTAACCATTCAAGTCAGAGTTAAAAATCTGAGTTACAGTTCCAAGTGATCTATCACTTTTTACTCATTTTCCTTAGGTTCTTTTTTGCGTGTTTCCGGTGTAATAGTACTAACAGGATTTTGTGACTTGTCACTTAGCGAAGTGACAGGTCAAACCTCAGGCAGTTGCTATGCTTGGCTTCCTTTTTCCGTAGGagagaagcatttcattttgaacGAAATCACTGCAGTTGCCAAGGCAGAGTGTCCCAGGCTTTGGGACGTACTCGCCTCataatactagaaaaaaaaccacgcaaaataacatttttttcatgtattggCTGTCATTGGTAGTATTCTCTCTGAGAAACACACTCTGTGTTTTCGTTTGTGTTAGAGGAATTGTTGGTGTTAATAGAGAACGAAAAGTGAAATTTAGGTAGAGCTGATTGATTAATCGATCTGATGTAGGATGTTGATCAAGATACTGGGGAAGACTTGAATCCAAACCGGAGGAGGAACCTGGTTGGAGAAACCAATGAAGAAACTTCTATGAGAAACCCAGACAGACCCAGCCACCTGTCCCTGGTGAATGCCCCGGAGGTGGAGGATGATACCCTGGAACGGAAACGCCTCACCCGAATTTCAGACCcagagaaatgggaaataaaacagGTGTGTTTTGTATTGAGGGGAAATAGGGTGCCACTCAGTAAAATTGTTAGGGAGTTTTGTGGACTAGAATACAGCTCCTTGCTTGTTTCTTTAACTTAGTCCTTATCTAAATTGCTGCCTTCTTGTGAACTGGGACTTTTAGCTTAGTTCTGACTCTGAAGTTAGCTCTGCTTTGACCAGGAGGCTGGACCAAGTTGTCTCCAGAGATCACAGCGAGTTGGGGCATCCCTGTCTAGTGATACTTGGTTATCAGTGCAGTCCTGTAAGCCAACTATCTCATGCTGATGGTATTTAGAATAACAAAAAGACTATTTGTTCAGAGACTGCATGACTTGGGGAGATGTGTGCCAGAATGCAGGGCTGTTCCTTTCTCTTGAAATCAGAACGTTCCTTTGTTCCTGATATACAAGTCTGGTAATATCATTAGAACTGAGACATCATGGGCATAAGCTGTGTTCATTCTTTGGTataaattcatgttttatttattctgttctcAGATGATTGCAGCTAATGTGCTTTCTAAGGAAGAGTTTCCTGACTTTGATGAGGAGACTGGGATTCTTCCTAAAGTTGATGATGAAGAAGGTAGTATTTCCGAGTAGTCTTATGGTTGTATatgctttctgtttctggaCATGTTTTGGTTCAGAAAGAGAGTGGATGTGAAACAAGTCacaatttcttaaatatttggaaCTGGGATTGCTCCAGCCTTATTGTTAGTGACCTTTGGATATGCGTCAAATATCTGTGCGttatttttatatgttgttttcatttttaacactggCTAATTATGTGATAATTGAGAATACACAGGAAGCACTATTTGAAGAGGTACTGTTATTGTGTAGCTGAAAGAAGGTGCCTAACTTTCTATTAAAGTTGTCACTTCTGGATTTTAGATGAGGATCTTGAGATTGAGTTAGTTGAAGAAGAGCCACCATTCCTTCGAGGTCATACTAAACAAAGCATGGATATGAGTCCCATCAAAATAGTAAAGGTAAGAGATTTCCAAGACTAAAGACAGTATACTTGATTTAATCAAATAAATGTTTGGGAATTTAATAACCAGTTTTCCACTTAGACATTTTCTTAGAGCCCTGAAAAATGTTATCACTGAACTCCAAGATCCTTTCTTTACTTACAAAGTCGTGTTCTTACTTAGCTGGTGACAGTGAAATAGAGCAATAGAACCAAAATGTGCATATGCCTGCAGCGGCAACCATTTAACGTGTTAGAACACaccttttctgttctgcttatTCTTACCTTTTGGAAGTACGAGGTGGTAGAGAAATAATTGGTTTTTGTTGGTAGTGTCCATTATCCTTTTGACTGGACAGGGTAAGGAAGCTCTGTATTAGCCATGACTAATTGAGGTTCATGAGATTGGGCCAGTGGAAATATTCTAGaattcaaatacataaaatattaacaaatctCTCAAAGCTTTTTCAGCAGAGACTTCAAAAGGACAGTGGTGacagaaagataatttaatCTGAAACGTTGGGAGTACTTGAgatcttaacttttttttcttgtttttcagaatcCGGATGGTTCCTTGTCGCAGGCTGCAATGATGCAGAGTGCTTTAGCTAAAGAAAGACGAGAACTTAAACAAGcacaaagagaagcagagatggATTCTATTCCCATGGGTCTCAACACACACTGGGTGGATCCTCTCCCTGATGGTATGCCTGAACACATCTAAACATGAACTGTGCATTTTTTGTGGTAATTGAGCAACTCAGGAGAAATACCATAATGCCTAGCTCATggtaatgtgt
The sequence above is drawn from the Cygnus olor isolate bCygOlo1 chromosome 25, bCygOlo1.pri.v2, whole genome shotgun sequence genome and encodes:
- the LOC121059784 gene encoding LARGE xylosyl- and glucuronyltransferase 2-like isoform X1, with the translated sequence MSAFHREARRRQAALERRRTGPGAGGTRRAAPGPRSPPPPRLQATASLEGDPKHGPGTAVTQSPPPEPRPSRCCRPCHQAASTSARLPNRFTALQYLQQW
- the LOC121059784 gene encoding uncharacterized protein LOC121059784 isoform X2, which gives rise to MSAFHREARRRQAALERRRTGPGAGGTRRAAPGPRSPPPPRLQATASLEGDPKHGPGTAVTQSPPPGSAVLAAMVRHDEPAGQKLTARISIRSGQAS
- the TMEM106A gene encoding transmembrane protein 106A — encoded protein: MGGKLSQFWKTSDQKQSEGKLILPGQLDAEDEISNYASINGGDSATPCMPGAGILRRSCVNCPTCQGTGRIPREQEEQLVALIPYGDQRLKPRRTKLYVCLAVTICLLMTSLSIFFLFPRSITVLPAGLNASSIGFDVNTTSIYLNMTNVLNISNNNFYLVTAVQIDTEVLHQSLVVGKTTVKTLLNISPLQSGQIYYMVASIISDDNTYNICTWTKVRVHNVLLHIQGTLTCTYLCHSEQVAFEDYQYVDCRGNATLPHPLYRRPP